In one Pseudomonas purpurea genomic region, the following are encoded:
- a CDS encoding EscE/YscE/SsaE family type III secretion system needle protein co-chaperone has product MMTALEERLCAADVDFERQVRAQLEQAQASGKRRLMGGGDPQQYRQWQMEAQAVEAAISILNTLKGAS; this is encoded by the coding sequence ATGATGACGGCTTTGGAGGAGCGTCTGTGCGCCGCTGACGTGGACTTTGAACGGCAGGTGCGCGCGCAACTGGAACAGGCCCAGGCCAGCGGCAAGCGTCGCTTGATGGGCGGCGGTGATCCGCAGCAATACCGGCAATGGCAGATGGAAGCCCAGGCAGTCGAGGCCGCCATCAGCATTCTCAACACCCTCAAGGGAGCTTCGTGA
- the sctD gene encoding type III secretion system inner membrane ring subunit SctD, translating into MSWKIRFYSGLNQGVEVPLAEGRVVIGSDPLQADLVLVDEGIAPVHLVLDVDPQGVRLLEWAEGNQPLQEGQPLAGGSALQALVRQACGPLLWAYCAQERQFSEQLPLAASPQERRAVVPRAHWGGRLMLGVSVLLLVGVVGLLGAPWSGGSGGMTSEDPVVALRSFLRERQFQHVQVGERQGSGNVPLTGYLEDNRTRLALQQYLERSGLTYRLDVRSMEEIRQGVEFILQKFGYRQVRTANADQPGWIRLTGELALEDEHWLQIESLLKADVPGLLGVENRVRLAGSHLKRLDQMLADFGLEAVLAYQDKGERIQLRGQLDEAQLNEFYKLQREFRQEFGTRPALDLVSRNKRGSTDELEFVVRSVSFGKVPYVVLGDGQKYPVDASTPQGVRVLAINADAVIVSRGKQQFIINLKGEPLNDDGFGGASVRR; encoded by the coding sequence ATGAGCTGGAAAATCCGCTTTTACAGTGGCCTCAATCAAGGGGTCGAAGTGCCGCTGGCCGAAGGCCGGGTGGTCATCGGTTCCGACCCGTTGCAAGCCGATCTGGTGCTGGTCGATGAGGGCATTGCGCCGGTCCATCTGGTGCTGGATGTCGACCCGCAAGGCGTGCGCCTGTTGGAGTGGGCCGAGGGCAATCAGCCGCTTCAGGAGGGCCAGCCGCTGGCCGGCGGCAGCGCGTTGCAGGCGCTGGTCCGGCAGGCCTGCGGGCCGTTGCTGTGGGCCTATTGTGCCCAGGAGCGACAGTTTTCCGAACAGTTGCCGCTGGCCGCCAGCCCTCAGGAGCGCCGCGCGGTGGTGCCCCGGGCCCATTGGGGCGGGCGACTGATGCTTGGGGTCAGCGTGTTGTTGCTGGTCGGTGTGGTCGGTTTGCTCGGCGCCCCGTGGTCGGGGGGCAGCGGCGGCATGACCAGCGAGGACCCGGTCGTGGCCTTGCGCAGTTTTCTGCGTGAACGCCAGTTTCAGCATGTGCAGGTCGGCGAGCGGCAGGGCAGCGGCAATGTTCCGCTCACCGGTTACCTGGAAGACAACCGCACGCGGCTGGCGTTGCAGCAGTACCTGGAGCGCAGCGGCCTGACCTATCGGCTCGACGTTCGCAGCATGGAAGAGATTCGTCAGGGGGTGGAATTCATCCTGCAGAAATTCGGTTACCGCCAGGTGCGCACCGCCAATGCGGATCAGCCCGGCTGGATTCGTCTGACCGGCGAACTGGCGCTGGAGGACGAGCACTGGTTGCAGATCGAAAGCCTGCTCAAGGCCGACGTGCCGGGGTTGCTCGGCGTGGAGAACCGCGTTCGGCTGGCGGGCTCGCACCTCAAGCGGCTCGACCAGATGCTCGCCGATTTCGGGCTCGAAGCGGTGCTGGCCTACCAGGACAAAGGCGAGCGCATCCAGTTGCGCGGGCAACTGGATGAAGCTCAGCTCAACGAGTTCTACAAGTTACAGCGCGAATTCCGTCAGGAGTTCGGCACTCGTCCGGCGCTGGATCTGGTGAGCCGCAACAAGCGCGGCAGCACCGATGAGCTGGAGTTCGTGGTGCGTTCGGTGTCCTTCGGCAAAGTGCCGTATGTGGTGCTGGGTGACGGTCAGAAATACCCGGTCGATGCGTCGACTCCGCAAGGCGTGAGGGTGCTGGCAATCAATGCCGACGCCGTGATCGTCAGCCGCGGCAAACAACAATTCATCATCAATCTCAAGGGAGAGCCACTCAATGATGACGGCTTTGGAGGAGCGTCTGTGCGCCGCTGA